The genome window AGGCATGGCAGATATGAGGTCTAAGTGCATTCCAAACAGAGAATCGAGAAGAGCAGTGTTTATAATGCTGTAAGTCTCTCTTATCATGTGTCTTTGATCCACCCACTCCGGTTGCCAAAGTGAAAGATCTTCTTATAAACTATGTATCTATAAATGTATTTAAAAGGCTGGAAATATATTTTGGAAGCTGAAAGGTATGATGGGGCACATTTGCAGAACATTCCATTAAACAGGTTTTCAAAGCAGTTCTGCAAGATACCATAATTCCTGTTATTACCCAAGCTTTTTGTTAGGAAGTAAAAGCTTGGCAAGTTCATAAGAAAGTATTTTAATattgggaagaattttttttatatttacaaAGTCTGTTCTCTATGGATATTTTGTTTCCACCTTCATCACAGCACACCAGCAAGAAATGGCAGCCGGGGTGCCATTGAAATTGTGCATCCCCCAAATTGTGCAGGGAGAAGCCACTTTCCAGGCTAGCTTTAGGGCTGCAgggtctcccacccaccccactgcctccgcTATTGCCCCAAGCCAGGAGAAAAATACACCAGGCCActtgcccccagagacaccctctcCAGCCAGGCCAGCTTGGGTGTAGACTCCATGGGGCATGGCACAGCACAGCATCACCACCACCCATCTCCCTTCCAGCCTTCCTCGGTGACTGGCCCGCCTTACCTTGCCCAAGTCTTCACCCATCACCCTCTCCTTCACCCGCCTCTTGTCAGCCTTCTTGCGTGCAGCTGGTCCACCTGAGGGCATGCTGTTGCAGAATATTCCAGGATGAATACTTCTAGTTGTATGGCAAGCCACTATTATGGATGGCGAGGGCCTTGGAGATTATCGTATCTGTTACTCCCAGCAGACCTAAGGACAAGATTTTGAGTCATCTAAATGTGGATTCTCCAGGGGCAGTAGCATTCCTTAAGTTATAAGTCTTTCTTGAGCTGCTAAAAGAGGTGTGGTTGTACCAGCTATGTCTAAATGtctaaaaaaatccaaattaaaaCAGTGTGTGCATTTTGGCAAATCATCCCCCACCATCTTCACTTGTTACCGAAGATATGCAGCCTGGGGGTTAAGGCCAGTTTCATGCAGCCCTGATTGGCAAAGAGGGCAGAAAAATTGAAGCTTGGGCCAGGAAAGTGTATTCCTTGTCTGCTTTAAACTTGTGAATAGCAAATTATCTTGCTATAATGTCGGAATATCAACTTTTTCTATGGCAAAAGTTGGGTCAGCACATTGATTCTATGCCAGATGATTGTAGAGCAACTGTACATTTGTTGCATGACGAGGCAGCAGATAAACATAAACAGGCATGCTGCAGAGAGCGTTGCCACATTTGCATGGTGAAAATTTACTGTGTTGCCTTGGGACACAAAGCAGAAAGTGCAACACTTGGCCATTTGAGGGAGGAACTGTTTTCTGACAAAACAGATGAGGTCTTGgcacaaataaagaaaaataagccAACAGCTACATCCTTGGGAGTTCTCTCTTTTACTTCAAGTTTGAATTCCAGATTTAGACCACACCAGCTTTATTATCAACAATGGCAACAAAGGAGAGATCTCAGATTTTATCAATATTCCCAATCTGTGTATCCATCAGCAATATGGGAGGCACAGATCCAGGACAAGACATAAGGATGGTCAGGGACAGGGGGATGAAACCTCCAGGGGTCCTGATAAACCTTCATTTTGACTATCCGTTAGTGTAGAAATGGAAGAGTTGTTTTTGGATTTTCATTTGACTAGGTTTGTTGCCCATTGGCAAACAGTTACTTCTGATAGTTGGGTGTTGAAGATTGTTAATAAAGATTACATGTTGGAATTTAAGGAGTGGCCACCGGTTCAATCTGCAGAACACACTGTAAACAATACTGTACTGCAGTTAGAAGTTGAAGTACAGGAGTTGCTAAAAAAAAGGATGAAATAATGCATCCCAATAACTTGCATGGTTTTTattcctattttttatttttggtacaGAAGAAAGAAGGGGGCAATAGGCCCATATTAGATTTGAGAGGCCCAAATAAGTTTATGAAAGTGACCAAGTTTTGTATGGTCTCTCTATCATCAGTTCTACAATTATTGAagtttttcattttaattatgCAAATGGGGTATTTCATTATACGGTGCTGCCTTTTGGATTGTCTATAGTGCCTAGAGAGTGTCTACAAAATACATGGCCCCAATAGCGGCATACCTGAGATTACGGGATTGTTCTATCTATCCATACTTGGACAACTGGCTGATTGTGACCGAGTCTAAGGAACAACTCCTTGTGGATATGGATATAGTAATATAGGCTTGTGAAGAACCAAGAGATCTGCCGAGCAGCTACATGGTCAACTGCTGATACATTTGTGAAACATTACACATTGAACCTGCAAGAAATAACAgaagcagctgtggggaaagcagttttgcattttattttcaataaagatTGATTGAGAACTCCACTCACCTCCTGAGTCTGTGTAGCTTGTTAAGATCCAACTGTGTGGAATGCACAGAAGACTAAAGTAGAAGACAGGGCTGCACTTACCTGTACCTGCTGTTCTTCAAGGTCTTCTGTGCTGACACACAGttcttcccacctaccccacatcAAGTTCTCTGGTCTTGGGAATGGGTGACTCAGGAGAAACTGAGATGGTGGCGCTCAGCTGTTGGACATGTGACTGTTGGAGGGAATGTCTTTGAGACACAGCCAATGACAagagcacccccccccgcccctgaggATGGGAACTTGAGACTTTTTCCATTGCAGACCTGCACATGTGCAGTCCCACTGTGTGGAATGCACAGAAAACCTCGAAGAACAGAAGTTATAGGTAAGTACAACCCTGTTTTGTGCACTTGTTTCTACCACTTGTATGTATGGTCACACTGGCATGACATCATGCCAACATTGTGAGGATATTTGCAAAGAACCCCACTTCTACTAATGAGAGTTAAAATCAAACCCCCTTCCTACctgcttctgtttttttgttGGCATGATACTATGCTGGTGCTAGGGACCTTGGCATACTCCCGGCACTACCCAAGTCTGTACCTAAGCTAGTGGAGTCCTACTGGTACTAGATTTATACCAGTGTTGTGTGAGatactggggtgttttttttgggggggggaggtagttcTAATTTTACATGGCTTTCCCAAAATGATTTGAATCTTACATTTTTGCTTCTCTACTATTTGATTGAAGTCTAATGGTACGTTTCTTTGACGGATCAAACTACAACAGCACTAAACATTTGGGAGGACATGTCTGTGTGTACTCTATGCACAAAGAAACGATGTAGACATGGGTAGAGTATGAATTTAATATGTGTTAGTTTAGCAGTCAATTGAATGATGATCAGATTTGTTTATTCTGCAACAAGGAGGTTCTGATAATATAGCAGTAACATGATATAGACAttctgtttttttcatttctaaaaaaaCAAAGCATTAGCTAGAAATAATGGCTTTCACAAGCAGAAAAGGCAGCCAGTTTAATAATTTCACAACATTATTTTTCAGAACAAATGTTTACTGTAGAATTACTCAAGACCGAAAGTTAGTGAGAAGAAAACTTTCTTCATAACAAACTATCAAGAGGATAGTGGTACTGGATGAATGATATCTGTATAACCACTTTATGCATTTGTAAAACTGATTCTTTGGGATCTGAAGTAATCATCCGAACAATAATTGTGGAACAGAATGACTCATTGTAAAGAAAGATCTGTCTGCAGTAAAACAAATGGTAAAGCTGATCATGGAGACAGTTTTGTCGATTGGACTATAAATCTAACTGCAATTCAGTCTGACAAGTTCTTGAACCTGCTTTTGAGTATGGTTCCCATTGTTTATCACAAAAGCCAGGAAGAAAGACTTAAAAAAGTGAACGGCCTGCGGCAAGATGGATTACAGCCGTCAGGACACACTTTCGGTGTTAGAACGGATCAACACATGGATTACCATCACTTTTCAGAACCTACTTTTCATCTCGGTAGTAATGGACACAGTTCTTCAAGCTGTAGCCCAAAGTATGATAACTTCGTAAATTACAGCTATTCAGATGGAATGGACACAACTGAAACGGATGCTATGCTTCAGGACAATAATGTATCTGGCAGTGGTGATGAAGATGTCCTTTTGGAAGGGAGCAGGAAACAGCAAAAAGAATCTAGTAGCATTATGGCATTGCAGATTCTTGTACCATTTCTGCTAGCGGGATTTGGAACTGTATCTGCAGGGATGGTTTTGGATATTGTGCAGGTTAGTAAAAAGGATGTTGTtttcaatatattgtcgaaggctttcacggccagaatcacggtgctgtggtttccgggctgtatggccgtgttctagcagcattctctcctgacgtttcgccagcatctgtggctggcatcttcagaggatctgatagtaggaaaggaaagcaagtggagtatatatacctgtgagtaacaatgaagatagcaaggtcaataggtgagggcacctgaatagaagtagcctggcaagtgagtaacagtgaagtatgtagcatgtgagtaacaatgaaaatagcaaggtcaatagatgctagaacacggccatacagcccagaaaccacacagcacctcagattttcttttcctttttattgatGTTATTTATAGTTCCCCTTTCTTACCCTatggaactcaaggtggattataccGAGTAacagattatttttaatttttaaaaaagagtattattttttaatgtttagttAATGGTGCCATTTGATAttggtctttttcttttctttttaggaatgcttttcttttttatatgCCTTTCCACgttaagttatatatatatatatatatatatatatatatatatatatatatatataaatatatatatatatatatatatatatatatatatatatatatatatatatatatatatatatatatatatatatatatatatatatatatatatatatattttattgcagtaataataataataataacaacaacaacaataattcagattgacaaaattaacatctgtcaaattgagaaggcagccctgctgggatccgcatgaatactacgccgatacattacaacttcctaggctctgagtgaggctcgaattgtaatgaaggtcaacaaccagctaaagatctggcagctgtgaaatgtaCCATAATAATTTCTAATATTTTAGTGATCTTGTGCTGTAAGGAAGGCCAACCAGCGACAAGGTATCCGTTTGtattaaattaaactaaaaagAAGAACCTGTacaggctgttgtggttttctgggctgcgtggccatggtctggtagtttttgcttctaacccacatctatggctggcctcttcaggggCGGTGAAAAGGCTGAAGattccagtcatagatgcaggcaaaatgtcaggagcataCATTACCCGATGacagccatacagcttggaaaactcacaacagccagttgattccagtcattcAAAGAACAGAAGCACTCTGCCCAAATACCCAGTAAGCCCTGAATTGGTTCCAAGTTTTTAAAATGGCTGAGTGctagggtgtgtttttttaaaaaaatagatgaagaAAGGTAAACTGCTGTGATAAAGCCACTGACAGTTAGTAGGATCCTATAAAATTTTAGGGCTGTTGAGGAATTAATTAGAATAGAAGGAAAATGCATTCTTTTTAACTATAATTTCCCGAAGATTATTTAAATGGCAGTGGGGGCAAAATATATAACAACTCTTGGAAAATGGATGAAATGAAAGATCGAGTTGCACTCCCAATTCCAATTTTCCCCTCTCGAATTTTCCCTCATTAACACAATACCCATTCCTAAATTATTCCACTCTGACTAGAACTTCCTGCTCATTACTCAGGCCTATAGGCTTGACTTGGAGGCCTaggctagtttgatctcatcagatttcagaagctaagcagggttaaacctggcaagtatttgaagggaagtcctccaaggaatactaggagcatgagacagaggcaggcaatggcaaaccacctctgaatagccATTGCCTCGGAAACCCTGTCAGGGGTTGCCATATCAGATGTGTAAAGTTATGtcatgtgtatgtgtaaagtgctgtcaaattgcagctgacttagggtgaacccggtggtgggatccaaaaatgttaataacaggttccgatggtggtgggattcaaacagtggcgccgctgcacacacgcacctccagtccctattgggcagggaggttgctttagtaaccccgtctcggcactcagaaaaaattagtaaccactgctagagaagtggtgagaactggttggatcccacctctgggtgaacctcatagagttttcaaggcaagagacatacttatgtggtttgccattgccttcctctctgtAGGGAccgtggtattccttggtggtctcccatccagtgactaaccaggactgaccctgctttgcatctgagatctgaaaagttgaggctagcctgggccatccaggtcagggcaaattgaaagtgacttgacagcaagaaCAAAAGTTGAGCTTCAGATTGCCAGCACTGGagttaaaatgaatgataatagaAGAAATAATAGTGCCATCATGAGGAAATTAGACTTAGTTCCGCCTGCACAACTGGGCACATGGGGCAACAAAtcatgaaggaacaaaagagaaaagaaatcatCTGTCTTATAATTTGGCCTTGCATTTTAAAAGCACCTTTATTTTGAGTTAGGTGTGTTGAAAGCTATACACTAGGAACTTCTTAGGCTTCAAGAAGTTCTTCCAATATCTTCCTAGAACTCTAAAATGCATGCTATTTAAATAAGCTTGATGTTAGCATTGCTAGTTTACACCATCAGATTTAGGAACTGGTTTTGTATGCAGAAGCTGCAATCCTAGACACGAATGCTCGGAAATAAGCTTCACTGAAGCTTATTTGTTATTCACTGAACTCTATTTGTTAGTATGTTTACCTGCAATCTGTTTGCCCACAAGGGCATTTATTGTAGGATCAAGCTGTTAAAGGTAGCTGAGGCATTGAGCAACTTTATTCTTGCTGGCTAAATTTTATGTGAATTACTTTGACATAATGCTGTTCTCAGTGAAGGCTGTGCAGCATATCAAACACTGtgcattttttctttctgtcattTTCTTAGGTTACCCTGAGGCTTATGTTTTTCCTGTATCTGTAAAATCTATTTTTGTCGCagttctaagtccattgaaatcaattgaCTTAGGagagtgtaactctgcataggagtaCACATATAGTTTCATAGTAAAGAAATGAGGTGACGGGCATTTTTTCAAAGCAGTTCAGTAAAATTGAGCTGCTAAAGATAAAGGGAAATGTACATTACAGGTGCCAGGATCTTTTATGTGGCTCTTTGGAAGCAAACCTTCTACATGTCCATTAATAATCTGGCATTGCAAGTTGTGTTTATGTAGTTCTTAAGACCACTATATGTTACATATTGAATTAATCTGATCTTTAGTCAGTGAGATTTACAAATATTAAAGTATTTTATAGTCTCTATATCACCAGAAATATAAGTTTGTGTTGCTATTTTAAAACGTACAATGCtgctcatattttttttaatcttcctttTGTAAATCAGCATTGGGAAGTGTTTAAAAATATTACTGAAGTTTTCATCTTGGTTCCTGCACTGCTTGGCTTGAAAGGAAATTTAGAAATGACTTTGGCATCTCGACTGTCAACAGCTGTAAGTAGGTGTAGCATTTTGAGTCCATCTCCAAAATATAAAACATGTTAGCTTTCTTTTAGCAAATATAGGGAAgctgatgtatttatttttatggatCAACAACTGTAAACTCCTTTAGTAGCCTCTTTCCAGAGGTAACTGTTGGAGAAACCCAGTTATTAACAGTCTAGTCCTTATTATCTGAAAAAGAAATGAGCCAGATATTCTAATTAACCCTCAGTAACTGATAGTTAGTAATCAAGttccagtgtgatgtagcggttaagagcaggtggattataatctggagaaccaagtttgattacccactcctcaaTATGAGTGGAagacttatttggtgaaccagatttgtttccctactcctacattcctactgatcagaactctctcagtcccacctacctcacaaggtgtctgttgtggggagagggagggcaaggagtttgtaaactgccttgagttcccttataggagagaaaggcagagtataaatccaaaaccttcttcttccttcagtaGCCATTCCCAGTGTTCTCTCAGAGGGAAGTTTCACTCAGTAGTAGGCTGGCTCAAATTTGTATGTGATATGTCACGTCATGCACTATGTATTGTCCAGTATATATAGCTAGTCTTTCTTGGTTGTACCCTCCTTAGCAGTCGGTGTTCCGATTAGACGAAACATGTCCCATTCTGAAGAGACATCCACCCAATTGTGATGGCGGCTCCCTTCGATACATTTGCTAATGTCTTGTTCTCAAATATCTCTCTTCCCCTTTGTATCATATGGATGAATATTACTACACATGCCACACTAATATAAAATACTAGCagtatttaaattcatttttctttatttaagttCACTATATAGAAAAAAGTAAATTCCTGCATATGTGCTGTGTGTGCAGATAGATAGGTGCCACACAAGCCATTATGGAAATGAAGCCTATTTTAAATGAGTACATTGCCAGCCAACCAGAATATTGTCATAAAACCTAATAATCAAATTAGTCACATCAGAAGTCTAATGAGCAGGAGAGCCAACTCTGATGTGTGAGTGATTGCCATTATTCTCACATCATTCTTATGAACCTGGCAACTCCTGAATGACAACTGATAGGCTTATACCCACTATATTCTTATTCTGAAATAAACTATTTAGGATTCCAGTTTTAGTTCTCTTCCTTTTGCTACCTGTCTGCCTGCTAACTGTACTTCAAGGAGTCTCATAAATAAAGGGAAACTCCCAAGTGTTCCAACATTTTATAGCCCCCAAAGCAGCGGATGACCTGTGGACCCTAGGCAACCTTCAACCCACTGAAAGTTTAGCTCACCAGTGAGTCAAATCTGAGTATTTCCTCTGATGTTTTAGAAATATTATATAATTCCTATGGTTGCAGAGAACGTTACAGCATAAAGTGCCAATTGCCCAGATCCATTGTTCCTTTCTTCATATTTCTGCTAAGACAATGTATTAAGATATTTCAGTTATTATTAATATATTTCaattattaatgtattttctttCTTAAAGGTAAATGTTGGAAAAATGGATTCCCCAATTGAGAAGTGGAATCTGATAATTGGCAATTTGGCTTTAAAACAGGTAAATATTCATAAAAGTCTCCAAGTCATGGTATATCCTTATCAAATATGCACATCCACAAAGTTTTTGAGCCAGGTGATTCAAGCTTGCACAAAATGAATCTTAAATCTGTTCTTTCTGGTACTTAATCAGAGTAGCTCAGCTTACTTTGAACTGGCCCACAGTCTCCAGAGAATGGAGCCACGACAGAACAACTGTTCACTCTGGTGTTCAAATCAGTTCTCCACTCAAAACTCTCAGCGCTTTGGCTAAGAATGCTCTGCAGTTCTGTCTAGGCAATCATGTGGAGTGCCATGTTAACCCTTTCGGCATTCAAAGTAAGCAGTTAGTAACTTTGGTAAGGCCTTGTAACTCCTTGGGCAACAAACCCtgaaaaatttgaaataaaaactgTAAAAGAATATTGCATTTAAACTGTGTTCTTGCAAGTGTGAAGGAAATGATAGTAGAGGTCCTCCTCCTGTTTTCCTGCTTGAGGTAGAATACTAGTTTGTCATTATCTCATTTGCAAGTttcaatatattattttaaaatgctatagAAATTAGTAAAAGGAGTTAAGTAGCATATGTTTCAGCTCAATTTCTGTCCTTTTTGGAAGCAGGAAGACAGGTCTTAGAATAAACTGTTCTCTTCTTCATATGGAGAGAGGCGGGTTGGCAGTTGCACCAACACAGGTTAATATCTGCTTGATCTCCTGTCCATCTCTATTAGTTATTTCTGTCTGAGTGCCTGTGTTTTTGTAATGTTAAATATTTCTTTTGCATTTGTAGGTCCAAGCAACAGTAGTTGGATTTTTGGCTGCTGTGGCAGCAGTTATATTGGGCTGGATTCCTGAGGGCAAATACCGCTTTGATCATTCAGTCCTCTTGTGTTCTAGCAGTGTGGCAACAGCCTTCATAGCATCCCTTTTACAGGGTAAGAGAAATATTACTGCAAGTTGCgagacccagtgtggtatagcagttagagtgttggactagggtctggaagagccaggttcaaatccccactcggccatcgatggaagcttgctggggtgactttgggtcagtcacacactctcaggctcACCTAACAGAACTGTCTGAGGATGAAATAGATGCGAAGAGTctgatgtgagccactttgggttcctgtTGGGGTGAAAGTTGaggtatacatgaagtaaatgaaaATCAATAAATAACTATTTGTAAAGGCCAAGACGTTCACTCCAATATAATTATTGTTCAGAGTTTGTctcatatatattatttatttatttatcttatataTAGAGAGGGTATTTTTTATCCTGCTTACCGCTACCAGTGGGGGACCAAAAAGacttacaaaaatacaaatgcaattgaaataaacaaaacggtatacaaagaagaagaaaattacaaAATGTACGCAAAACATTTTGTGCTTGTGAAATTTAGGCCATAGTGTGAAGTTGTTTGAAACATACAGCTggaacagtccaatccagagccctaggcagccagggacagcgcCTCTACAGCAGTGCCCtgccacttccagagggctttccagtggtatggggaggaaggaaaactaaagaaccccacccctccctactgctggaaagccctccattagactcaaagggtggcataagcccaaggCCTGGGCCACTGCGCACTtccctgcaaacctggggtggaagccgactaatgtcagctACACCCCTTGGAACACACCTGCCACATCTCCACTGTGCAGATAAGGCTAGCAGCTGCTCAGGAGTGCTGACACAGTACTTAGTGCCACGTCTGGGCATCTCGGAAGGATCCTCCAGCCGCCCGCCAGGAtgtttcccccctctgccatggtaagtgccccaggaaggaaAAATATATCAAGACACCCCTGTGCCACCTCCATGGAATGATTCACCCTCTCCATCATAAATCTAACTTCCATTCTTAAACCGGATCAACATTTGTACCTGAATGGGTGGGAGGAAATGGGATGACTCTGGAGAATTGCATCCAGAATCAGGTTTCAATTAGGTTTGTAATTCATGGTTAAAAAGAAGGGGATGCAGGTGCACTGGACATTCAGAACCTCCTACCAGCCCACTCCATATTTTTGAATGTTATTTGTATTTTGCTAATAATCCTTTCTATGCCTATAGGGGACTGCTGATTAACTGGGCTGTGATGTGAATGGCTAATAgacagtgggtttttttgccttctgCATAGCAAAGAGTGTATACTTTATATGTTGACTGTACTGTTAGAAAGACCAtaactattacaactgattgctGGGTGTTTAGGTGTCAGCTGGGCAGCATAGTACCGGTTCTGCAAAGTGGAATTCCTACTTAAACCTAAAGGGGGTCCCACCAAGGGTCTCTAGGGGCTGGGTACACAATAACCCGCCTTGGGACTGATATGCTGACCTTGCCTCCATGAGGCTGCTGATGGGTAGGAACAGTGGCTTCTGCCACTTTTGAGCCCAATGCCAAACATCTTCTTTTGTTCACCCATTGTCCCCAACCTATGCTGCATCAGGACTTGAGGAACCTATAATCAATAGGTTCTTAATTCTCCACGATAGGTCTTAATTCTCCACAGAATAGTATGCCTATAgccttctctctctgtctcccccgCTGCGTGGGCTGGTCCCTACTTCGAGCACAAGAATAGAAAATAATCCTTTtctaaaaattattgtttggaaaTGCGGCATGAGACTGACTTGCTTTCTTTTTCCAATATATATTTAGGAATAATAATGGTTGGCGTCATAGTTGGGTCAAAGAAGACTGGCATAAACCCTGATAATGTTGCCACCCCCATTGCTGCCAGTTTTGGAGATCTTATTACTCTTGCCATACTTGCTTGGATAAGTCAGGGACTCTATGACTGCCTTGGtgagtattattttttaaaaaatctgatgttcattattttattgacttcaaaATATCCATACTTTCTTAATTCTGTTACAAATAATATAGGTATTtttgtggggtgtggggtgttggttggctggttgaaaacaaaaaaatcacttAGGAACTCCTAAACTGGCCAAAAGATAATTGTGTGGGACTAATTTGCTATGATCCTATAATTGTTATAA of Sphaerodactylus townsendi isolate TG3544 linkage group LG06, MPM_Stown_v2.3, whole genome shotgun sequence contains these proteins:
- the SLC41A2 gene encoding solute carrier family 41 member 2 isoform X2: MTHCKERSVCSKTNGKADHGDSFVDWTINLTAIQSDKFLNLLLSMVPIVYHKSQEERLKKVNGLRQDGLQPSGHTFGVRTDQHMDYHHFSEPTFHLGSNGHSSSSCSPKYDNFVNYSYSDGMDTTETDAMLQDNNVSGSGDEDVLLEGSRKQQKESSSIMALQILVPFLLAGFGTVSAGMVLDIVQHWEVFKNITEVFILVPALLGLKGNLEMTLASRLSTAVNVGKMDSPIEKWNLIIGNLALKQVQATVVGFLAAVAAVILGWIPEGKYRFDHSVLLCSSSVATAFIASLLQGIIMVGVIVGSKKTGINPDNVATPIAASFGDLITLAILAWISQGLYDCLVGAFFLALTPMWIVIAAKHPATRTVLHSGWEPVITAMVISSIGGLILDTTVSDPNLVGIVVYTPVINGIGGNLVAIQASRISTYLHLHNVPGELPEEAKGCYYPCRTYYGTEVNNKSAQVLLLLVIPGHLIFLYTIHLMKSGHTSLTPIFIVVYLFTALLQVFTLLWIADWMVHHFWKKGKDPDSFSIPYLTALGDLLGTALLATSFHFLWLIGDRDGDVGD
- the SLC41A2 gene encoding solute carrier family 41 member 2 isoform X1, which produces MTHCKERSVCSKTNGKADHGDSFVDWTINLTAIQSDKFLNLLLSMVPIVYHKSQEERLKKVNGLRQDGLQPSGHTFGVRTDQHMDYHHFSEPTFHLGSNGHSSSSCSPKYDNFVNYSYSDGMDTTETDAMLQDNNVSGSGDEDVLLEGSRKQQKESSSIMALQILVPFLLAGFGTVSAGMVLDIVQHWEVFKNITEVFILVPALLGLKGNLEMTLASRLSTAVNVGKMDSPIEKWNLIIGNLALKQVQATVVGFLAAVAAVILGWIPEGKYRFDHSVLLCSSSVATAFIASLLQGIIMVGVIVGSKKTGINPDNVATPIAASFGDLITLAILAWISQGLYDCLDKYYYVSPLVGAFFLALTPMWIVIAAKHPATRTVLHSGWEPVITAMVISSIGGLILDTTVSDPNLVGIVVYTPVINGIGGNLVAIQASRISTYLHLHNVPGELPEEAKGCYYPCRTYYGTEVNNKSAQVLLLLVIPGHLIFLYTIHLMKSGHTSLTPIFIVVYLFTALLQVFTLLWIADWMVHHFWKKGKDPDSFSIPYLTALGDLLGTALLATSFHFLWLIGDRDGDVGD